The following proteins are encoded in a genomic region of Ostrea edulis chromosome 7, xbOstEdul1.1, whole genome shotgun sequence:
- the LOC125653373 gene encoding E3 ubiquitin-protein ligase TRIM71-like: protein MATPNPQAQEVITCDLCIKPTQQFCNSCQLSLCVDCVSKHVDKLKYQPHDIVHFKDRKIQLVFPECEFHSNQRCEAHCQQCDVPVCLKCMLGPHNGHKYGDMSDIFNSKKNDIEKETKAIESTIIPQYKKKNEETESKISIIMAEFDELDKEKEKHRKSWHQEVDTIFNHLGALMKSIKENLLAALNSHQSKIKNQIPDMTRTVQQNKEILKSNNVSAVTNYKSKLQEYRNMPTDIDVKLPSLKTNTVQGRELSLELGEYKASLTQTTLSSLTEEVSYLSLQKLLEQAKSITTIPTGVNPLYNVACVGVDEAWVSGTDKTIRRVDIHGSVRDTVTTTCQYWPDGITVTRQGELVYSDVQNRTVNIVRHGRTETLITTPRGWHPSQLCCTKSGDILVSMFTTDHSQYKIVRYQGHTEKQEIDRDDDGEPIYKRGGYSLYVVENNNGDIVASDGNAGTVVVVDKSGRVRFRYDGTPARRKKSFDPIHIVTDSMSQIIVADFNNACLHILDQNGQFLRCVDNCGLDKPVGLSVDSEGRLWVGLYESGEVKVIQYMK, encoded by the coding sequence ATGGCCACGCCCAACCCCCAGGCACAGGAGGTCATCACCTGTGACCTTTGTATCAAGCCTACCCAGCAGTTCTGTAACAGTTGTCAACTCAGTTTGTGTGTGGACTGTGTTAGTAAACATGTGGACAAGCTCAAGTACCAACCACATGACATCGTTCATTTCAAAGACAGAAAGATACAACTTGTTTTTCCCGAGTGTGAATTTCACTCAAACCAGAGATGTGAGGCTCACTGCCAACAATGTGATGTTCCAGTTTGCCTGAAGTGCATGCTTGGTCCTCATAATGGACACAAATATGGAGATATGTCTGATATCTTCAACAGCAAGAAAAATGATATTGAAAAGGAAACCAAAGCAATTGAATCCACTATTATTCCGCAATACAagaagaaaaatgaagaaacagAAAGCAAAATATCCATTATAATGGCCGAATTTGATGAACTggacaaagaaaaagaaaagcacAGAAAATCCTGGCACCAAGAAGTCGACACCATTTTCAATCATCTCGGTGCTTTGATGAAGTCCATAAAAGAGAATCTCCTGGCTGCTCTAAACTCTCACcaatccaaaataaaaaatcaaattccAGACATGACCCGAACAGTTCAGCAAAACAAAGAAATTCTGAAGTCAAACAATGTGTCTGCAGTCACTAACTACAAATCCAAACTCCAGGAATACAGGAACATGCCTACTGATATTGATGTCAAACTGCCATCACTCAAAACCAACACAGTCCAAGGCAGAGAACTCAGTCTGGAATTAGGAGAATACAAGGCTAGCCTTACACAGACAACACTGTCCAGTCTGACAGAGGAAGTCTCCTATTTATCTTTACAAAAGCTGTTAGAGCAAGCCAAATCAATTACAACCATTCCTACTGGAGTTAATCCTCTATACAATGTTGCCTGTGTGGGAGTGGATGAAGCCTGGGTTAGTGGTACAGATAAAACCATAAGACGTGTTGACATACACGGGTCTGTACGGGACACTGTCACCACCACATGTCAATACTGGCCTGATGGCATCACAGTGACCAGACAGGGAGAACTGGTATACAGTGATGTTCAAAATAGAACTGTGAACATTGTCAGACACGGGAGAACAGAGACACTGATAACCACACCACGGGGCTGGCATCCAAGTCAACTATGCTGTACTAAGTCAGGTGACATCCTGGTCAGTATGTTTACTACTGATCACAGCCAATATAAAATTGTCCGTTATCAGGGACACACAGAGAAACAGGAAATAGATAGagatgacgatggagaaccAATCTATAAAAGAGGGGGATACTCACTGTATGTGGTGGAGAACAACAATGGAGACATCGTGGCCTCTGATGGTAATGCTGGCACCGTGGTCGTGGTGGACAAGTCAGGAAGAGTCCGATTCCGATACGACGGTACACCAGCCAGGAGGAAGAAGTCATTTGATCCTATACATATAGTGACAGACTCCATGAGTCAGATCATTGTGGCAGATTTCAACAATGCCTGTCTACACATCCTGGATCAGAACGGACAGTTCCTGAGATGTGTGGACAATTGTGGACTAGATAAACCTGTAGGACTGAGTGTGGACAGTGAGGGGAGGTTGTGGGTAGGGTTATATGAATCAGGAGAAGTGAAAGTGATTcagtacatgaaataa